One Serpentinicella alkaliphila DNA segment encodes these proteins:
- a CDS encoding phosphate ABC transporter substrate-binding protein gives MLVIGKDGIAIVVHKNNPVKNLTQQQIFDIFTGKVNNWSEVGGNNAPIFVQTRESGSGTLGAFVELALDKIQKGQQVIATATPHTSNPAVKQAVAKEVNAIGFLSFGHVDNSINTLTVNGIEATVENALNKKYPIVQPLVICTKGRPSGVTAKLIDFFTSPTGKKIIDSEDFISLP, from the coding sequence ATTCTGGTAATAGGCAAAGATGGTATTGCAATCGTTGTACATAAAAACAACCCAGTTAAAAACCTAACTCAACAACAGATATTTGATATATTCACAGGTAAAGTAAATAATTGGAGTGAAGTAGGTGGAAACAATGCGCCGATCTTTGTTCAAACAAGAGAATCAGGTTCAGGAACATTAGGAGCATTTGTTGAGCTTGCTCTTGATAAAATTCAAAAAGGTCAACAAGTTATTGCCACAGCAACACCACACACTTCTAACCCAGCTGTGAAGCAAGCAGTAGCTAAGGAAGTAAACGCTATTGGTTTCTTATCATTCGGTCATGTTGATAACAGCATTAATACTCTTACTGTAAATGGTATTGAGGCAACAGTGGAAAATGCATTAAACAAAAAATATCCAATTGTACAACCTCTAGTAATCTGTACAAAAGGAAGACCGAGTGGTGTAACAGCTAAATTAATAGATTTCTTCACTTCTCCTACAGGTAAAAAAATAATTGATAGTGAAGATTTTATAAGCTTACCATAA
- the pstA gene encoding phosphate ABC transporter permease PstA: MSNRRRVFDYIQQYFALGSSLITVAGCIGIIVFLFINGYSVINLQFLTTDPGATAVDISKAGGILTPIVGTFIITILRIIIALPWALSTAIYLSEYAMDNLVNNFFRTSIDILAGIPTIVIAIFGVAIFTRPQLGFLSSMVEGVEGVTRAFGKSFLVCSFAMAIMILPFVIKTCEEAIKSVPKSYREASLALGVSKWDTIVNVVLPSASNGIVTSVILGMGRMIGDTAIVWLLLGGTLRMTGNQPWYQPQNWMSTLKNTGSTLTTYIYYNSPAGEGDMPELAFGASVVLITIIIILNAITIFVGSRNKSVMEE, encoded by the coding sequence TTGTCTAATAGGAGAAGGGTTTTTGACTACATCCAACAATATTTTGCTTTGGGATCTTCATTAATAACTGTTGCTGGATGCATAGGAATTATTGTTTTTCTATTTATCAATGGATACAGTGTAATTAATCTACAGTTTTTAACAACAGATCCAGGGGCAACAGCAGTAGACATTAGCAAAGCAGGAGGTATTCTAACTCCAATTGTAGGAACATTTATAATTACAATACTCAGAATAATTATAGCTTTACCCTGGGCTTTATCTACAGCAATTTATCTTTCAGAATATGCGATGGATAATTTAGTGAACAATTTTTTTAGAACGTCAATTGATATTTTAGCCGGAATACCTACTATTGTAATTGCAATTTTTGGAGTAGCAATATTTACTAGGCCTCAGTTAGGATTTTTAAGTTCAATGGTAGAAGGTGTCGAAGGTGTAACGAGAGCCTTTGGTAAATCATTTTTAGTATGTAGCTTTGCTATGGCAATTATGATATTACCTTTTGTAATAAAAACATGCGAGGAAGCTATCAAATCAGTTCCGAAATCATATAGAGAAGCTTCCTTGGCTTTAGGGGTTTCAAAATGGGATACAATTGTGAACGTTGTATTACCGAGTGCTAGTAATGGAATAGTAACTTCTGTTATTTTGGGTATGGGTAGGATGATTGGTGATACCGCTATAGTTTGGTTACTTCTAGGGGGAACTCTGAGGATGACAGGAAACCAACCATGGTATCAACCACAAAACTGGATGAGTACATTAAAAAATACTGGATCTACATTAACTACTTATATTTACTATAATTCTCCTGCAGGTGAAGGAGATATGCCAGAGCTAGCCTTTGGAGCTTCAGTTGTTTTAATAACCATAATAATAATCTTAAATGCAATAACTATTTTTGTTGGATCTAGAAATAAGTCTGTGATGGAGGAATAG
- a CDS encoding PstC family ABC transporter permease produces the protein MNTLKLDKIRELVFEKLIFLFTLFSAAMVIFIFIFILQKASKVFLVNGLGFVTKTGFDTQIVNAFNALSSEPVWEFGALSLLVGSITTTLGALLISVPMGVGTAIVISEMSNGSIKKMILSIVRLLAGIPSIIFGLVGLIVVVPFAREKFMNVQMQIEYLEYFQLTGRSMLAGIIVLTFMIIPIITALSADAIKAVPHKYREASLALGLSKWRTIVK, from the coding sequence TTGAATACATTAAAGTTAGATAAAATAAGAGAACTTGTCTTTGAAAAGCTTATTTTTCTCTTTACTTTATTTAGCGCAGCAATGGTAATTTTTATATTTATATTTATTTTACAGAAGGCATCAAAGGTTTTTTTAGTAAATGGTTTAGGATTTGTAACTAAAACTGGCTTTGATACACAAATAGTAAATGCATTTAATGCATTATCTAGTGAGCCTGTGTGGGAATTTGGGGCACTTAGTCTTTTAGTAGGTTCAATAACCACAACTTTAGGTGCCTTACTTATATCAGTACCTATGGGAGTTGGAACAGCAATTGTTATTAGTGAGATGTCTAATGGTTCTATTAAAAAGATGATTCTATCTATTGTTAGACTATTAGCAGGTATACCATCTATTATATTTGGATTAGTTGGATTAATAGTTGTAGTACCTTTTGCAAGAGAGAAATTTATGAATGTTCAAATGCAAATTGAATATTTAGAATATTTTCAACTAACTGGACGAAGTATGTTAGCTGGAATAATAGTACTAACATTTATGATTATACCGATAATAACCGCACTTTCGGCTGATGCAATTAAAGCAGTTCCTCATAAATATAGAGAGGCTTCCTTAGCCCTAGGGCTATCGAAATGGCGTACAATAGTTAAGTAG
- the pstB gene encoding phosphate ABC transporter ATP-binding protein PstB, which produces MAEEAISLQEKDIDSNIEDIVISIKDFNAWYGNNNALSDVNMNIKRNAITAFIGPSGCGKTTLLRSINRMNDVINGYRCSGIIKMDNIEVTDSDLDTLEIRRKIGMVFQDPNAFPMSIYDNLKLPIVENFSNIEKKRINEIIIEKLKDAALYDEVKDRLHKSALKISGGQQQRLCIARALTIEPKVILFDEPCSSLDPIATLKIEELLVQLKEKYTVVIVTHNMEQARRIADDVAFFYKGEVVEQGASEKIFTTPNSQILSNYLKGII; this is translated from the coding sequence ATGGCAGAAGAAGCAATTAGTCTTCAAGAAAAGGATATAGATTCAAACATAGAAGATATAGTAATATCTATTAAAGATTTTAATGCATGGTATGGTAATAATAATGCATTATCAGATGTAAATATGAATATTAAAAGAAATGCCATTACAGCTTTTATTGGACCTTCTGGATGTGGAAAAACTACATTGCTACGTTCAATTAATAGAATGAATGATGTAATTAATGGGTATAGATGTTCTGGTATAATAAAAATGGATAATATAGAGGTAACTGATAGTGATTTGGATACCTTAGAAATTAGACGGAAAATAGGCATGGTTTTTCAAGACCCGAATGCCTTTCCGATGTCTATATATGACAATTTAAAGCTACCTATAGTTGAGAACTTTTCAAATATTGAAAAGAAGAGGATTAATGAGATAATAATTGAAAAATTAAAAGACGCTGCGCTTTACGATGAAGTAAAAGATAGATTACATAAATCGGCATTAAAAATTTCAGGTGGTCAGCAGCAAAGATTGTGTATTGCTAGGGCTCTTACAATAGAGCCAAAGGTTATTTTATTTGACGAACCATGTTCATCACTTGACCCTATAGCAACTCTTAAAATAGAGGAACTACTTGTACAACTAAAGGAAAAATACACTGTAGTAATTGTTACACATAATATGGAGCAAGCAAGAAGAATCGCAGATGATGTTGCTTTTTTCTATAAGGGAGAGGTAGTAGAGCAAGGAGCAAGCGAAAAAATTTTTACAACACCAAATTCACAAATTTTATCTAACTATTTAAAAGGAATAATTTAA
- a CDS encoding DUF6512 family protein codes for MIIIRNFEIAGIFIIFIMSFLLHELYDMTGQNIIVGVFAPINESIWEHMKMGFFAVIFYSMIEYYFIRGISNNFFLAKGILVILLPAMIAIGHIVYTTILGRHIVLIDIINLFIWIGIGQLISYKILTLEKNYLTLNKTCLVFIIFMMLAYIVFTFVQPNLSIFQEPKTSIEK; via the coding sequence TTGATTATAATAAGAAATTTTGAAATTGCAGGTATTTTTATAATTTTCATAATGAGTTTTTTATTACATGAATTGTACGACATGACAGGCCAAAATATTATAGTTGGTGTTTTTGCACCCATCAATGAAAGTATTTGGGAGCATATGAAGATGGGATTTTTTGCAGTTATTTTCTATAGTATGATTGAGTATTACTTTATACGAGGAATTTCCAATAACTTTTTTTTAGCAAAAGGGATACTAGTTATACTGCTTCCAGCTATGATAGCTATAGGTCATATAGTATATACGACTATTTTGGGAAGACATATAGTATTGATAGATATTATTAATTTATTTATATGGATAGGGATTGGTCAATTAATAAGCTATAAAATACTAACACTTGAAAAGAATTATTTAACATTAAATAAAACATGTCTAGTATTTATTATATTTATGATGCTTGCATATATTGTTTTTACTTTTGTACAACCAAATCTAAGTATTTTTCAAGAACCTAAAACTAGTATTGAAAAATAA
- a CDS encoding DEAD/DEAH box helicase: MSKKFKDFNIKNFIVDNLEREEKIDPTEIQEAAIPKILDGEDVIGKAKTGTGKTLAYLIPMIEKIDPEKKELQMLVLAPSRELSLQINREIESVIKGTNISSVTILEGMEINRQLDKLKDKPQIIVATPGRLLHIIGLKKLKVHGVKIIALDEVDQILEQGFREKVHSIIDSTLKDRQVVSFSATLSKDALDILNSIMKDPKYISLDNAKPVPTGIKHFHIVSTAPKKTETLSELIEVLKPTKSLVFINKNENVDRFVKELKSYGLSVGGIQTRTNNQDRQHILTTFNNGKLKILVTTDLFTRGMDFSDVSHIFNMDLPLNPVDYLHRAGRTGRMNKKGQVYNIVRDREKFIMFKMMKKLNIDVVEISIINGKIKVVEDIINRKKESIYKKTLSNKKYSTDSKKL, from the coding sequence GTGAGTAAAAAATTTAAAGATTTTAATATCAAAAATTTTATAGTAGATAATTTAGAGAGGGAAGAAAAAATTGATCCAACTGAGATTCAAGAGGCCGCTATACCTAAAATTTTAGATGGAGAAGATGTAATAGGGAAAGCTAAAACAGGAACTGGTAAAACCCTAGCTTATTTAATACCAATGATTGAGAAAATAGATCCTGAAAAAAAAGAGCTACAGATGTTAGTATTAGCTCCAAGTAGAGAGCTAAGCCTTCAAATAAATAGAGAAATTGAAAGTGTTATTAAAGGTACAAATATAAGTTCAGTGACTATATTAGAAGGAATGGAAATTAATAGACAACTTGATAAATTAAAGGATAAGCCACAGATTATAGTAGCTACCCCAGGTAGATTATTACATATTATAGGACTTAAAAAATTAAAGGTGCATGGTGTTAAAATTATTGCCTTAGACGAGGTGGATCAAATTCTTGAACAAGGGTTTAGGGAAAAGGTTCATTCAATTATTGATTCGACTTTAAAAGATAGACAAGTTGTAAGTTTTTCAGCAACACTTTCAAAAGATGCTTTGGATATACTAAATTCAATAATGAAAGACCCTAAGTATATTTCTTTAGACAATGCAAAGCCTGTTCCAACTGGCATAAAGCATTTTCATATTGTTAGCACTGCTCCGAAAAAAACTGAAACACTATCTGAGCTTATCGAAGTATTGAAACCAACTAAATCTTTAGTCTTCATTAATAAGAATGAAAACGTTGATAGATTTGTAAAAGAGCTAAAATCCTATGGACTGTCTGTGGGTGGCATACAAACTAGAACAAATAACCAAGATAGACAGCATATTCTTACTACATTTAATAATGGAAAGCTTAAAATTTTAGTGACAACAGATCTATTTACAAGGGGAATGGATTTTAGTGATGTATCGCATATATTTAATATGGACTTACCATTAAATCCTGTAGATTACTTACATAGAGCTGGAAGAACGGGTAGAATGAACAAAAAGGGCCAGGTCTACAATATAGTTAGAGATAGAGAAAAGTTTATTATGTTTAAGATGATGAAGAAATTAAATATTGATGTAGTTGAAATTAGTATAATAAATGGAAAAATTAAAGTAGTGGAAGACATTATTAATAGGAAGAAAGAGTCCATATATAAGAAGACATTATCAAATAAGAAGTATAGTACAGATAGTAAAAAATTGTAA